The genomic segment taactcagcgggtcagacagcatctctggagaaaaggaataggtgacgttttaggtcgaaatgtcacctattccttttctccagaaatgctgcctgacctgctgagttattccagcaggaCAAAGTAGCCTTTTGAATGACATCGCCCACCGTGTTTCCTTCAccactcgtaaatcttctctgcactatttccagcttaacattttgcctatggcagggtgaccaaaactgaacacaatagtccaaatgtccaacgtcttgtacaactgaatACAACATCccgacttctatattcaatattgTCACTGATGAAGACTAAagtaccgaaagccttcttgatcaccttatctacccTGGACAAGTGCATCTAGGAACTATGTACGAGCACTTCACGATCTCTCAGCTCTACCACATTCCTCtgagctctgccattcactgtgaaggtgctGCCTTGGTTTGACCTCCTGAAATGTGACACCTCGTTGTGCTTCAATAACATGCCAGCGGGAGACTGGCTAAAAGCCCTGTCTCActgtgcgagctgacccacgaggtgcCCCGagcgaaagactcgtggttgtgtacgagattccaagtgtatgatcaagagtttaaccgagttcccacgggtttgacgcagtttgccgtttacttgtcatttctgcgatgtcccaagttcgtctcccgagttactaagttcctctcccgagttactcttgagccaaccgctCATGAAGGTTGAATGAAGatctgttttaataagcaacagtgtttgaAGTGTTTAACCCAGCAGCCAAATGCAGGGTGGCGATCCgaaacatgttctccacagatgttagttcagcacttttgtgtttcaaGACAACAGCACCAGGGTAGTGGGAGATGGTGGCGGAAATACTGAATGGCACACAAGCCTTGCTGTACTGTAGACGCTGCAGAAACCTGTTGGgtatgagaggtttagagggttagaggccaaatgtgagacaaggtcatccctcagcttcctgcactgcaaagaaaaaacaactcaaacctatccaccttcttcttGCAACCCAGCCCTCCAGGAATGACCTAGCTTGGAATGAACAAGTTGGACCGAGGgggctttttccgtgctgtaacactctatgaccccCCCATAACCAAACCATGTAAATCTCTCAGAGCGGGTGGCATTCTTGAGATTGAGACACGGAGATTGTGACAGAATCCCTGGTCTACAGGCCGGACACAAAGTTGGCGATGTATCGGATTCACAGGGACATTGGCCACCCCCTCGCCTCTCAGTGTTTTTTCCCCCTACATTCTTCCTCTATTTGCGAGGCCTCCCTTTGACTGAAACACTCGACTTGATCGCTCTCTACCGCAGGGATTTGCTCCCACATGATGTAATTGTTTAGAATTTACAGCATGGgagcaggacctttggcccaccgagtccatgcctaccatcgatcacccgtacccaATTTCTcgtttatcccactttcgcatcccacacactagtggcaatttacagaagtcaatgaacccacaaacctgtacgtctttctatAGTTCTATAGTTCTTCTATATACACGGTTTAAAGACCCATATCAGGTTTACCGCTTAATTTCCAATTCATCTCACCCACAATCCAAAAGAAAATCACTCCACAGTTCATTTTTAAAGAAAACGTGCCTTAAGGGGACTGCAAATAGTTAATAATGTTTGCTACATACACTTCAGTAGTATATAAGTCTGTATATTTAATTCAAACATCAACATAAAATGGATTTGACACAAATGTTCACTGTCACCTTTTTAATATGGTAGTAAAAACAGACGAGAAACTAGTCGAGAGTTTATAATAATGTCGACATAGGTTAGTGGACGACTGTCTTGTGTTTGAGTGATGTAAAGCAACCTGTGCCCTGACAGGGATTACACCAGGCACTTATTTATTCCATCCTACCATTGATTTATTATTTGAGGAAATTCACACCATGCCACACATTACCCTTGCGGGTCGACCTAATTTCAGTGTTTAGTTACAACAGGCAGATTACTTAAACAATCTTAAATATTGTCAGATAATTTATTAACCTGGGGGCTGTAAGTGGAAACAAATGGAAAGTATATTTAGAACATAAACCCAGAAAAATAGTTGCTTTACCCAAAGAGTGACAAACGTTTGGAATAATAGAAGAGTCCAAATGAAATCATGATAGTTGTAgattcacgagtcactacggtaaacacaCGGgcgactacgttcttacaacgtgtttaaatgtttcaattttaaaCTTCAAGAGTACATTTTACTCgtagaaaactttaaacatgtttgagttTTTTCAAGAGTTATCAAGTTTcaagggtacctgccgttagcgccacgagctgctaagttgcgtccacgaaatCCGACGTTCCACTGCGCTAATTGtatgtgattaccacgagttaaatttgCTTTAAACtcagggtacctcgtgggtcagctcgcacagTGTGACAGGGGTTTTAACATCTCTGCATCTGGTGGCATATTAGGAAGAGATTGCACTTGGCActaaagggagacacaaaatgctggagtaactcaggcagcatcccttgagggaaggaatgggtgacgtgtcgggtcgcgacccttctcccTGATTCCATTCCTCACTATTTCCAATTCTTTGTGTTTCAGATTGGAAACTTGTTCAAAATGGGGGCGAAACCATCCAAGTCCAAGAGTCCAGTGAGCTGCAGTTTCCCTTTCCTTGAAGACAAAAGTACCATAGAAGTGATGAAGGAAACTTACGCCTTCGTTATTCTACGGGGCCTGCCGGGCAGCGGCAAGAGTACCGTGGCCAGACAGATTGCGGAGAAGTATCCGTCCATCTCTGTCGTGGCTTCTGCCGATCACTGGGAGATCACTCCCTTGCCGAAGGAGTCCGAGACCGATAGCAGTCGGTACGATAAGTTGGACCAGCAAATCAAGGAGTGTTTGGGAGACAAAACGATCGTCGTGGTCGATGACACCCATCACAATAGGGAACGCCTGGACTACCTCTTCGATCTGGCCAAAGAAAAGGACTACATTGTCTTCATTTTTGACGTCAGACCCGCGAACAGCGACCTCGCTAGTTTGGTGAAATGTAGCCACTGGAATTACACTGTGCAGCAGCTGAAGCTGATGGAGCCAGAGTTACAGAAGAAGGTTCTCCCATACTACTTTGGCTGGTTCTTGTGGAGGCAGGATGGGGAGAAGATGCGCAAATATGCAATGGATTTCCTGGATGAGCTCAGCAAGAATGAGAAATTTGGGGAAGAGTTTTTTAAATGTACGTGGCTTTTTCTGCAGTGAATTTAgaggccatggggggggggggggggggggggggggggggtggaaggtggGGTTTGAGGACGGAAGGGACTTTGTCTCATAGTTAAAGTCCTGGCTGATTAAGTTTTGAgttctcctcctgcacatattctgTACATTTCCTGAAGCATCATTGACCCAGTGAGCCGTGTCTTCTTGGAGACCGAGTCAGGATAGTGAGGTCATGGCAGCTTCCTTTCTCAGTTGGCAAGTTCGTCACGGCGTTGCCAACTATGGTGGTCAACCAACCAGCAGAGAGAAGGTTGAGTGAGACTCCAGCACTGGTAGCCATCATGTACCTCACTTTCCGGCAGCTTGTCTCTACCTTCACCCTCCTCCCAGCTCGTCCCATCTGTTTCCCTCCTCTGCCTGTCTACCATCATCTGCCCGAttcctccatccctctcctccatccctctccctcccccatgtgGTTCCATCCGCCCAAAGTCCATCTCCTCTTGCTGTGAACTCACCAcatcccatcccctctcccctttACACTGGCAACCTGCActctccactctcagtcctgacGCAGGGACTCGAACCAGACCGCCGaccattcctttccacccatagacGCTGCTTGGCTGGCTAAGTCCCTCCAGCAGATTATTAATTGCGGGAGAAAGTCATTGTGAGCTTGAGGAGTATGTGGGAGGGGATAGGGTGcggagtgggggaggagtggtGTGGGAGggcaggtggggtgggggagggtgtgtgtgtggggaggagctGGTATGGGGGAGGACAGGTGGGGTTGGGGTTGGTGTGGGAAACAGAGAGCAAGGTtagagtagggaggggagaatgAGGTTACAGTGTGTGAGCCTTTAACCAcagatgtgatttaaaaaaaaagatgaaatcaATGACCTTGCAGCCacaaggccattctgcccattatgTCCATGCTAGCTGCTCCCCATAGATTAAAGCAGAGAAGCCAGACAGTGCAGTAAATGTGGTTTTGCTCACTGCAGATGTGAAATCAGATTCCAAAGAGAACTTCAAACTGGAGGAGTATTTCCAGAAGAAGCCCAGTGTGCTACATTGTACAACAAAGTTCTGCAACTACGGAGCAGTCCCAAATAGTGAATCTTACGCTGGATCCAAGGTGGGTAACTGCGGCTCACTGTCGGGGATGTAAATTGACCAGAACTCGAGCGAGGCGGTGGGACAGGGTCAGTGTGCACAAGCTGTTTGCGTGAATGAGTTTAGCACAAGCACTGCCACCTCTCAGCTTCGTTGTTCagtgtgaaggtagacacaaagtgctggagtaactcagcgggtcaggcagcatctctctggagtATTGCCAACTATGGAGTTCAGTATTCAACTTACCGTactagctggagaaactcattcattcatttattcaaaaTATCAAATAGTCGCAAAAAGCATAGCTATAaggagtttaatggagatgtgcaaggAAGGATTTTACATCGAGAGCGGTGGGGACTTGGAGGACATTGCTCGGGGTGGTGATGGAGCTAGATATACTAATGGTgtttacgaggcttttagataagtgcaggtaatacgatacgatagaactttacttATCCCAGGAGGGTAATTGGtcggccaacagtcataaaacacaacaagattcatgaaattaaaatgaagaGTGGAaactccaggattggggatgtgcaaagattggagagagaaggggagtcagtcgaccccatgacagaagggggaggagttgtagtttgatagccacggggggaaaaggatcccctgtggcggttctgtgctgcatcttggtggaaccagtctgttactgaaggtgctcctcaggttgaccggtGTGTCATATAGGGTTAcagatcatgttcggcacaaacatcgtgggccaaatggcctgttcttgtgctgtactgttcgatgtaatGTCTCAGAAGGATTCCCTCCTAGCTCGAGGTGTATTCCTTCTACTTACTGTTGTACAGTTTCTCAGTCTGGTTGTCTGCAGTTTATTTGGAGATTTGTGTCACCGTGGTTCTAAGTATGTGTGATTGGTGTGGTCGAGCTTTGAAAGAGGTGCACCTCTGTATCATAGAGGTATTTAAGAcgaagaggggaatagatagggtaaatgcaagaaccagaggacataggtttaaggtgagagggaaaagatttaataggaacccgaggcacAACttgctcacagagagtggtgggtatgtggGACGATATTCAAGAGTtgttagttaaggcaggtactataacaccattcaaaggacatttggacagttacttgAATTGTAATGGTTTaacccaaacgcaggctggtgagattagtgtagatggtggACATGGGCTGTGTGACTGTGAAtcagctccagctctagctctgaTCACTGCCGTGGGCCAAGAACTAAATTCCAGAGGTGAGATGAAGGTGACTGCTCCCGATTATCACTCTAGCATTTGACCAAGAATGGCATCAACACTTGTCATCTTGGAAAAGGAGACATTTTGCACACAGAAGACTttgtgaaataaatgtgactttactCTTAGTAATCCAAAGATATCAATTGCACCTGTATATTAGGAAACAAATTTACAACTCGATTAATAACTCTCATTGTTTCCCCAATTGTAGACTGTTGATGACTCCCTTTCAAAGTGCTTTGTCCTGAAGGTTTCAGCATTGTTCATCACACCCAGAACACTGGGAGCCCGTGTTGAGCTGGATGAAGATCAGCAGCTGCTCTGGCCTAAGGATGAAGAGGCAGTTGGTAGTGGAGACCAGGTGAAACTTCCACACAGCAGCAGATCCCACATCACCTTGGCATGTGCTCCTGGAGTGCCAGCAGTTCAGACTGGACTCGATCTGCTCAATATTTTAAAAGCTGAGAATGCAGAAGCCCAGCCTAACCTTCAGGTCATGTTGGAGCAAGGTCAATGTTGTTGTCTTGGCGAAGGGAGGTGGATAATGAACCTGCCCAACTCCATTAAAGTGAAGACCCTTTTCTCTGGGTTTTATGCAAAAAAGAAATCCACCGCTGAATGAAGGGAAGTTAGGAGaagcaaacattttttttacttACAGTATGTTATGGCACatataaaaaaaaatcagtggaaGTCAAAATCTGTGGTACATTACTGTAATCTCAAGCACAttgcctatttttttttttttattattagacGACAATTTTCCAAATTTTTTGTTAAATTTGTAATTGTAATATTCTGGTAGGTCATTTAGTTGGCTTTAGGTGTAACTGCATGCCTAGTGTTTAATTCTGCTACCAAATGTAGTCCGCTGCTCAGCAAGACCAATTGGTGATTTAGCCAAAGCAAGATTAGCATCTGGTCAAGCTACATTTAATGACAGCCGAGTTCTGCGCAGCCATGTGCAAGTTTAGGGGACGAGGGTCACACATTTGTTTGTTGTGGCAATCTACTCCTGCAGAACCAGCCAGCTTCATGTTGAAATAACTCAAAGGCAGCCAGCACTATTCAGAATCAGATGGACACATTTGCTTTAAGCATGCGCGTAAATATCCATATGATGCTGTTCTTCCTGCTACCGCAACGCCTGGATTAATGATTCAATAAATAATTTGCAACAAACTATTTCATCGATACGTTTTGATTCCACCTCTCACTCGTATGCTCAACAATTTATTTGCTAGCTATCTTGGCCACCATGGGGATAGATTATTCTTGTATGTGCTAAGACAGCAGTACATCTCAGTGCATGGTACTGTTGGATATTCACACAAGGagcattgaggggggggggggggggggggggggagatgaaagtGGAAAGATTTGGTTCAGAAGTTAGGTTTAGCTATGCATGTGCATCTTTCCAGCTGCTAATGCTCTCCTAGATCTGTACAAGAATCTTTATTATCTATGGTAATAAAAATAGCATGTTTTAATGCGTGATAACCTAGACAATAATAGGTAAGTACAGATTCTTAATCTGAATCCATGTCAGTAGTTTGTCGCCATTATTAAACCTTTAAGGGAGTATTAATGCATGAATCTCTTCCCCACGACTCACCCACTGAATGCTGCAAATGACTGATGGGTAAGAAACATTGTCGACGCTGAACATATGGATTTAACTCTGCTTCTGAGACAATTCTAATCAACTCAATGGAACGAATTTCAGGAGCAGAGTTCGACactacacggaagatagacacaaaaagctggaataattcagcgggacaggcagcatctccagggagaagaaatgggtgacgtttcgggtcgagacccttcttcagaatggttagggataagggaaacgagagatatagacgatgatgtggagagataaagaacaatgaatgaaagatatgcaaaaaagtaatgatgataaaggaaacaggccattgttagctgtttgtagggtgaaaacgaggagctagtgcgacttgggtgggggaatgccggggctacactACACCACGTTTAAAGCTGCAACAGAAAGCGACATTCATCCCCAATGAAGCACAAATCAACATGTTATAAACAAGCACTAGGCTAGAAAGtagcaaactcaagtacaaagtagggtgcttgtttgaatctagctgcaaagtaaaaatttGTGTCAGTGTGATCGGATACAACTGGGTACAAAACACAAATCCTTTGGATAACCCATTGTAGAATTGAGGGCTGCAGCGCTACCAGTACCTGCAGAAGTAGTTCAGTGAAGAAGCCTTCCAAAAAAAGCTCAATCATGTCTACCTGTAGAAAATGTGATACCCTGCAcctgatcaagcagcatctctagaaagccAACTTGTACCTTCCACCTCCCAGCAAACTTTcaactgaaacgttgcctatttccttcactccatagatgctgctgcacccgctgagtttctccagcacttttgtctacctttttgtGTTTTCTAAAAATTTCTCCTTTCATTCAAGCAATAACTAGTTATTTGCTGAACAGCTTGAAGCACCTAATCTGTCCTTTCCTTCAGATTATTTTCAATCCCCAGCAACTGATGTTAAACTGTTAGTTTAAGATGACTTTCTCAATTTCACATTTAGAATATAACATTGTGCAATATAAATATAATTGGCAAATCTAGACCTTTGAAAACACACACAAATTTGCTACTTTTACTCCATTTATTTCTTTTAATTATGAAAATAGTCTACATTTCCATCATTTTTCCAATGACCATTCTATATACTTGTATTAAATCCAATGGGTTTCATTGCCTTCTTGTTGTACCTTTGCACTACTGCTCTTTTACCTTTATTGAGAAGTTGCATTATATCATTAATTTTCCAATCAGCCATTTCCTTAATAgccattataccagtgcccatctGCTGTCAACATCAGGAGAGATAGAGATCACCACTTACTGTGGAGACTAGTAAACTGGGTTAGCTAACGTCTTTTGAGGACTAAATTACCACATGAGCCAGACCAGAGAAGGCAGAGAAAGGTCTGATGGAGTGAAAAGACATAGAGCAatcgtgttttatttttatttcactttgTACATGAATACTGTACAGAGTGTACATATTGTACAGCAGTAAAACATTGAGAAATGATACAATCAGAACAAAGTATGTGCAGCTTAATACACATCACAAGGCTCACTGGAGAAATACAATACACAAAATAGGAAACGTATTCAAAATGCTTCAAGAGGTGCAGTTGGGGTCTTATCGTCAGGACCCCCTTAACCAGAAAATTACTCTGCTTCAGCATGGATTTTATAAACTCTATAAACGTTTGAATACCTAGGCTCAAGGAGAGATAACACTGGAGAAGTACTCAGTTGGAGGAGCTACAAAGTCACAGTAATGCCAAAATCAGCAGTATTAATGGGGCATCAGTGATCAATACACTTTGACAATGCATTCAGCTCATGTTttgctgactctatgactctgtaactcCAGTGAGCCAGTTCTCCAAAATGTCaagacaaaataaaaagaatgaAGCAAACAATGAACAAAACAACACATTAATGCCAAACCTGCTGCTGATTTTACTCGGAAAAAGGAAGTTGCTCCCCTTTTCGTTCGTTTTTCTTCAGACAACAGCGATCTGACACAGACTGGATTTGGCAATTCTCAGTGCGAAAAcaggtataaaaattaaaaagattTGACCCTTCCCATCAGCAATTACTTTAGCAAATCAAAAattgattttgtaaaccaaaaattTAGATTTTGTAAATCAATAATCAAAGAGAGTATGCTTCTTATACCCCAACTCCATACCCCCCCATAcattcagtgccctccataatgtttgggacaaagacccgtcatttatttatttgcctttgacctccacaatttgtgatttgtaatagaaaaaaaatcacatgtggttaaagtgcacattgtcagattttattaaggtttttaaaaaaaatacattttggtttcaccatggagaaattacagctgtgtttataccaggtataagagagctctcagcacctaatctttcctccagtctttccctcACCTTTggtaacttttattgctgtttatcaacacgaggcccaaagttgtgccaatgaaagtcaaagacgccattatgagactgagaaacaagaataaaactgttagagacatcagccaaaccataggcttaccaaaatcaactgtttggaacatcattaagaagagagagtactggtgagcttactaatcgcaaagggactggcaggccaaggaagacctccacagccgatgacagaagaattctccctatatgatccccaaacacctgtccaacagatcggaaacactattcaggagtcaggtgtgaatttgtcaatgaccactgtccgcagaagacttcatgaacagaaatagaggctacactgcaagatgcaaaccactggttagccacaaaaataggatggctaggttacagtttgccaagaagtacttaaaagagcaaccacagttctggaaaaaggtcatatggacagatgagacaaagattaacttatatcagagtgatgacaagagcaaagtatgga from the Amblyraja radiata isolate CabotCenter1 chromosome 16, sAmbRad1.1.pri, whole genome shotgun sequence genome contains:
- the LOC116981890 gene encoding 2',3'-cyclic-nucleotide 3'-phosphodiesterase isoform X1, which produces MWRRIGRSIGNLFKMGAKPSKSKSPVSCSFPFLEDKSTIEVMKETYAFVILRGLPGSGKSTVARQIAEKYPSISVVASADHWEITPLPKESETDSSRYDKLDQQIKECLGDKTIVVVDDTHHNRERLDYLFDLAKEKDYIVFIFDVRPANSDLASLVKCSHWNYTVQQLKLMEPELQKKVLPYYFGWFLWRQDGEKMRKYAMDFLDELSKNEKFGEEFFKYVKSDSKENFKLEEYFQKKPSVLHCTTKFCNYGAVPNSESYAGSKTVDDSLSKCFVLKVSALFITPRTLGARVELDEDQQLLWPKDEEAVGSGDQVKLPHSSRSHITLACAPGVPAVQTGLDLLNILKAENAEAQPNLQVMLEQGQCCCLGEGRWIMNLPNSIKVKTLFSGFYAKKKSTAE
- the LOC116981890 gene encoding 2',3'-cyclic-nucleotide 3'-phosphodiesterase isoform X2 — its product is MIGNLFKMGAKPSKSKSPVSCSFPFLEDKSTIEVMKETYAFVILRGLPGSGKSTVARQIAEKYPSISVVASADHWEITPLPKESETDSSRYDKLDQQIKECLGDKTIVVVDDTHHNRERLDYLFDLAKEKDYIVFIFDVRPANSDLASLVKCSHWNYTVQQLKLMEPELQKKVLPYYFGWFLWRQDGEKMRKYAMDFLDELSKNEKFGEEFFKYVKSDSKENFKLEEYFQKKPSVLHCTTKFCNYGAVPNSESYAGSKTVDDSLSKCFVLKVSALFITPRTLGARVELDEDQQLLWPKDEEAVGSGDQVKLPHSSRSHITLACAPGVPAVQTGLDLLNILKAENAEAQPNLQVMLEQGQCCCLGEGRWIMNLPNSIKVKTLFSGFYAKKKSTAE
- the LOC116981890 gene encoding 2',3'-cyclic-nucleotide 3'-phosphodiesterase isoform X3 — its product is MGAKPSKSKSPVSCSFPFLEDKSTIEVMKETYAFVILRGLPGSGKSTVARQIAEKYPSISVVASADHWEITPLPKESETDSSRYDKLDQQIKECLGDKTIVVVDDTHHNRERLDYLFDLAKEKDYIVFIFDVRPANSDLASLVKCSHWNYTVQQLKLMEPELQKKVLPYYFGWFLWRQDGEKMRKYAMDFLDELSKNEKFGEEFFKYVKSDSKENFKLEEYFQKKPSVLHCTTKFCNYGAVPNSESYAGSKTVDDSLSKCFVLKVSALFITPRTLGARVELDEDQQLLWPKDEEAVGSGDQVKLPHSSRSHITLACAPGVPAVQTGLDLLNILKAENAEAQPNLQVMLEQGQCCCLGEGRWIMNLPNSIKVKTLFSGFYAKKKSTAE